One Belonocnema kinseyi isolate 2016_QV_RU_SX_M_011 chromosome 6, B_treatae_v1, whole genome shotgun sequence genomic region harbors:
- the LOC117174721 gene encoding uncharacterized protein LOC117174721 isoform X2: MGEDAYDDGDDSDMFMEPDESEMEQSESRATHEKESASISKMDRSESKPELLEPESTPEKTPKKPLKIVAENAQIRNGHQQSHEQDPAPATVLTVKSNEPSVSVVATVSQEKDNKKGEITESESREKNLDTDSQNFFPSFAELFSNHRLPYTEHQQQQQRYRPNRFLGYFQRDRGNYQAASTQSKEALHPVLGSGNFGVIRGGTYYPEEKENDEYSIDESVYSPYYHGGNGRGRQNYYRNPKPQPVRGGDFFANFRDFADITAPPKSSFSHLSVVYANKNGSHTERVHDQPRNIFETLRMLEEEEFNAATTTTTEVPLKKLSQGKRKLIKIKKYQEDKARKSRMTMEPLLALS, translated from the coding sequence ATGGGAGAAGATGCCTATGACGATGGTGACGATTCCGACATGTTTATGGAACCCGATGAGTCTGAAATGGAACAAAGTGAAAGCCGAGCGACCCACGAGAAGGAATCAGCATCGATATCTAAAATGGATAGGTCAGAATCAAAACCAGAGTTGCTTGAACCTGAATCGACACCAGAAAAGACGCCAAAAAAACCACTCAAAATTGTAGCAGAGAATGCACAAATTAGAAACGGTCACCAGCAATCTCATGAACAAGATCCAGCCCCTGCTACAGTCCTAACAGTAAAATCAAACGAACCTTCCGTTAGTGTTGTAGCAACAGTTTCTCAAGAAAAAGATAACAAAAAGGGAGAGATCACCGAATCAGAGTCCAGGGAGAAGAACCTTGATACTGATAGCCAGAACTTCTTCCCCTCGTTTGCGGAGTTATTTTCCAATCATCGACTTCCTTACACGGAGCATCAGCAGCAGCAACAGCGGTACCGACCCAACCGATTCCTCGGGTACTTCCAACGCGACCGCGGAAATTACCAAGCCGCCTCTACGCAATCAAAGGAAGCCTTGCATCCAGTTTTGGGATCAGGAAATTTCGGCGTGATTCGTGGAGGAACCTATTATCCTGAAGAGAAAGAAAATGATGAATACTCGATAGATGAGTCCGTCTACAGTCCTTATTATCATGGTGGCAATGGTCGTGGAAGACAAAACTATTACAGAAATCCAAAACCACAACCCGTTCGAGGAGGAGACTTTTTTGCCAACTTCCGAGATTTCGCGGACATCACAGCACCACCCAAATCTAGCTTCTCTCACTTATCAGTCGTCTATGCAAACAAGAACGGCAGCCACACAGAACGAGTTCACGATCAACccagaaatatttttgagactctGAGAATGCTCGAGGAAGAAGAGTTTAATGCAGCCACGACTACCACGACGGAAGTACCGCTCAAGAAGCTCAGCCAAGGCAAACGGAAGTTGATAAAGATAAAGAAATATCAAGAAGACAAAGCCAGGAAGTCGCGCATGACAATGGAACCCCTTCTGGCCCTTAGTTGA
- the LOC117174721 gene encoding uncharacterized protein LOC117174721 isoform X1, translated as MKILIIQLFAVILVLGTQVSGYPQERLMPDGAPIIKDETTFEDSIASASEMGEDAYDDGDDSDMFMEPDESEMEQSESRATHEKESASISKMDRSESKPELLEPESTPEKTPKKPLKIVAENAQIRNGHQQSHEQDPAPATVLTVKSNEPSVSVVATVSQEKDNKKGEITESESREKNLDTDSQNFFPSFAELFSNHRLPYTEHQQQQQRYRPNRFLGYFQRDRGNYQAASTQSKEALHPVLGSGNFGVIRGGTYYPEEKENDEYSIDESVYSPYYHGGNGRGRQNYYRNPKPQPVRGGDFFANFRDFADITAPPKSSFSHLSVVYANKNGSHTERVHDQPRNIFETLRMLEEEEFNAATTTTTEVPLKKLSQGKRKLIKIKKYQEDKARKSRMTMEPLLALS; from the exons atGGAGCACCTATTATTAAGGACGAAACCACATTCGAG GACTCAATAGCATCCGCTTCTGAGATGGGAGAAGATGCCTATGACGATGGTGACGATTCCGACATGTTTATGGAACCCGATGAGTCTGAAATGGAACAAAGTGAAAGCCGAGCGACCCACGAGAAGGAATCAGCATCGATATCTAAAATGGATAGGTCAGAATCAAAACCAGAGTTGCTTGAACCTGAATCGACACCAGAAAAGACGCCAAAAAAACCACTCAAAATTGTAGCAGAGAATGCACAAATTAGAAACGGTCACCAGCAATCTCATGAACAAGATCCAGCCCCTGCTACAGTCCTAACAGTAAAATCAAACGAACCTTCCGTTAGTGTTGTAGCAACAGTTTCTCAAGAAAAAGATAACAAAAAGGGAGAGATCACCGAATCAGAGTCCAGGGAGAAGAACCTTGATACTGATAGCCAGAACTTCTTCCCCTCGTTTGCGGAGTTATTTTCCAATCATCGACTTCCTTACACGGAGCATCAGCAGCAGCAACAGCGGTACCGACCCAACCGATTCCTCGGGTACTTCCAACGCGACCGCGGAAATTACCAAGCCGCCTCTACGCAATCAAAGGAAGCCTTGCATCCAGTTTTGGGATCAGGAAATTTCGGCGTGATTCGTGGAGGAACCTATTATCCTGAAGAGAAAGAAAATGATGAATACTCGATAGATGAGTCCGTCTACAGTCCTTATTATCATGGTGGCAATGGTCGTGGAAGACAAAACTATTACAGAAATCCAAAACCACAACCCGTTCGAGGAGGAGACTTTTTTGCCAACTTCCGAGATTTCGCGGACATCACAGCACCACCCAAATCTAGCTTCTCTCACTTATCAGTCGTCTATGCAAACAAGAACGGCAGCCACACAGAACGAGTTCACGATCAACccagaaatatttttgagactctGAGAATGCTCGAGGAAGAAGAGTTTAATGCAGCCACGACTACCACGACGGAAGTACCGCTCAAGAAGCTCAGCCAAGGCAAACGGAAGTTGATAAAGATAAAGAAATATCAAGAAGACAAAGCCAGGAAGTCGCGCATGACAATGGAACCCCTTCTGGCCCTTAGTTGA